In Heteronotia binoei isolate CCM8104 ecotype False Entrance Well chromosome 1, APGP_CSIRO_Hbin_v1, whole genome shotgun sequence, the genomic window AAAACCTAGTAATTAACAGTGCAAGCACAAAAGTAACCATATGCTTTGCAGTATAGCTGATTTTAAATGGCTGTCTATATTAAGCATGGAATTTACCTAATCTAAGCAACccaattaatttaaatttatagCAGTTTTACATTGGCAAAGATTTATAGTAATGGGTTGCACTGAACAACCCCCTTCTCAAGGATCTTCCCTGCTTTCTCCCTTCTCCATCAGTCCCTGAACCCAAGTAGAGAAGTGGCAGAATTGCAGCAGTGAGAGGGAACACGCTCACCCATCCTGCCTTTTCCATCAGCCCCATCCCATTAAGATGACTTCTTGCAAGTCAAGCATTATATTGTTTTGAACTTCAGAGAAAGCAGTATTTTGAGGTGGTTTAATGTATGTGATAGATCTCAAAGATAGCGGTATAGAACCTATCAAAATTTTTCTGAGTACTATATAGCCATCTCAGACTTCAAACACTATATGTCATTTAACAATTGGTAATACTAGCTGCTGTATTTATAGATAATGAAACATCCCAATGAGAATTTCATGGATCAGCAGTTGATTGAAGCTTTCTGGTTTTCAAAGTCTGTCCAACTGCCACAAAATAACAGACTGTCAAAGTAATTCCAGCTTTTACTTAAATATAAATAATGAAGCAAGCATTTCTTAAAGCTGTCATACCGTTTTACTGAAGTAATTTCCAGACTATGCTGAACATGAAAACAATGGTAGCTAAGATTTAATAGCTGTGGATTGAATCCAAGGATTCTATTGCACTGACTGCCAAGTTGAGCCATCCTCCACTGCAAGGAGCAGAGAGAGGCACACTCTACCAGTGAAAAGACTCTTCCTAGTAGAACAGACCTCTTGGTTCTAGCAACCCCTTGCCCATGCCTATGTATACTTTGCATATGCAAAACCAGTAACTCTGAATAAAGAACAGTTGTCTTCTATCTGATCATACATCATCCTCGCTGCTTACTATTAACTTGATTTCATTCAGTCTACTAATACAAAAAAGTATGCTaactatatatctaattctcaacatggtgctaatgttaagcatgttttaagttttttaaaaaattgggtgTTTCTGCtatctggtattacattttatgacacacatggcccggcccaacaaggtcttatttatttcagatctgacctaacaaatgagttcagcacccctgggCTAAAGTGTCAAgaccaggaagtagtggaaatTCTGCTGGATAACTGTTTTCCAGATCTAGTAGGGGATCTGTTACTTCCAATGAAATCTCTAGATGTAAAAAGAGTACTGCCTTCTGTTCCTAATCTTCCTgatttggggtggggaagagttGGGGAAAAGGCAAACTTAAGGTATTCTTGGTCACTGGAATGTTAAAGCATCGATTGCTTCAGATGAAGAAACATCTGGTGGAACATCAATTCACTTTGTCTTGCCATACAAATAGAACTACTAAAGGAAAACCAAAATGGGACATGATCATCTGAGTCAGACTTCTCAGGAGCTATTCCCTCCCTTGGAGTACCTGTCTCCTGAGTCAGCCTGCTTGGATATTCCTGAACGAGCTCCTCTCTTCCTTAACAGTAGGGTTGCGATAGTCTCCTAGTGGAGGGATAAGGATCTAGATCCTCCTAATCACTGTGGTAAGTTTGGCAGATACACAACCATTCTGAGTAGAACATGTCGACCAAATATCTATGATTTGAGGAAGGTCAGGTACCCAACCAGAGCTCAGGTTGATATTGAGGTTTGTCTCATTCCTGAACCAAGAATACTGGTGTGTCCTCTAGCACTGTCCCCTAACTCGCATGTTGTGCCAATCATGACAGATAGCTTTCAGAGTAGGGTCCGAGGAACCTAACTGAAGATTGACGAGGAATCCATAGTCCTGTAGACAGGGCCTAGTTGCTCGAGTGTGTGGCTTGGGCACAGAACTTAATCTACAAGTTGTTGGAAAAGGACTGATCAAGATCTAATGAAGTGGGGTACTCACCCAATTATAAATGCTTGGTGAGAAAAATGGAAGTTTCCTTGCCCCCTTCTAAGGAGGAGATGGGTTTTAAGCGATGATGATTAATGAGTTCTACAAATGCCTTTTGGCCCTTGCGcatgagggaaggagagaaaagggAAAACCAACATGATCATGGAGCATCTGCTGCCAACTGTCTGCAGGAACTGTCAGCTGAGGAATGAACTCTTCTGAGTTGTGTGGAGAACTACAGCAAAACCTGTTATTGAACCTCACTAAGACACACTGAGAACACAGGAGTAATTCCCAAGAATCCTCTTTTCTCATCAGGTCTCTCTAAAAACTTTATTGAAGATACCCCAATAGCCCATCATTTTCTTTGAGAGCAGGGTCTTTAGCTTATTTTAATGTGGGGTTGGGTCCTCTGGACTACTGGTGGGAGTAGAGGGGACAGTAATCTCCCTGTGTACTGCAAGATCCCTTCCTAACTAACAGCTGGGTCTTCCACTGGAAGGGACTTTTCAGAATTCAtcagaggaagagagaaggggaaaaagTTGGGAGAGGGATGTATCTATTCATCTCCGCTGTGAATTAAGTTGGTAGCCTCCTCCCACATGGTTAAGTCCGAAGATACCCCAATAGCCCATCATTTTCTTTGAGAGCAGGGTCTTTAGCTTATTTTAATGTGGGGTTGGGTCCTCTGGACTACTGGTGGGAGTAGAGGGGACAGTAATCTCCCTGTGTACTGCAAGATCCCTTCCTAACTAACAGCTGGGTCTTCCACTGGAAGGGACTTTTCAGAATTCAtcagaggaagagagaaggggaaaaagTTGGGAGAGGGATGTATCTATTCATCTCCGCTGTGAATTAAGTTGGTAGCCTCCTCCCACATGGTTAAGTCCGAAGACGAATAGAATTCAGGGGAAACCTTTGGGGGTCAAACCAGGCACATTAATATGAGATGACCTGCACACCCACTGTTGATATTACATACAGCTGCTGCCACTACTTGGCATACTGAGTAATTGCTTACATGGTCCCTCTGGGCACTACATTGTTTACATGAGTTATGGAGGAGGGCGAGCTGCTCTGCAGCCCTCCAGTCTTAAGAGAAATTAAGCTGGGAAATAAGAAACAGCCCAGATTCACATACATCACCATGACACTGAAAACCTAGCATGTCATCTGGGTCCATAGCTTGTTCTTAGCCTGTTGTAGCTATGGGCTCTGGAGCCAGAAGTTGCAAGCAGCATTTTTTGCTTGCTTTCCGTCACCATCAGATTTAGGCAATCATGTTGGGGATGCCAAGGAATGCTCACTATGGGTCATGCGGCTCCACTTAAATGCCCATAGGCAATTTTGTTGGGGATGCCAAGGCAAGCTGAAAGAGTATGTTGGCTCAGTAAATGAactcttaaaatggctgccatagtaaaagatgacctctctctctctataactTGTTTTCCCAAAGGAGTTATTATGTAAGGAAGAACAGTGAAAGGAATTAAAGTAAGTATATAAAAGTACTTAATGAGGGAAGGCATATATGACTGAATGGCTCATTAATCATTAAGGAATTTAGAGTTTAAGAactcataaaatggctgctgcagcaggaGACAGCCTCTCTATatatcttgttctccaaatgAGTTAGAATGTAACAAAGAACATGGAAGAGATTTAAAGTATATAAAGGTAGTTATGAATGAGGGAAGATATAGCAGACTGAGGCTGAAAGAAATTTAAAGACGACCTTCAAATGACTGCTGCTGCTGGAGAGTCTATATTTGTTAGTCTTCACCAAAATGAGTTAGAATATAAGGAAGAAAACTGAAGGAATTAAAGGAAATATACAAAGGTAGCTATGAGGAAAATATGCAAGTTTGAATAGAGCTGAGTGAAAAAAACTGAGAGTATAAGAGATAATAAACGCAAGGCCTGATCTAAACTGCTCTCCCTGTAGAGccaggaaaagaactgaagggGCTTCCACAGGCAAGAGATGGGAATTTAACCAATGTTCCTGCCTTCCTGATTGGACAATGGGAAACACCCATCAAGATGtactccacctcagagggagaacagtACCATTTCTTCAATGTTGAAAGCTCCCTTAGTGAGACACCCAGATCTCACATGTGGAGAGGTTCTCCTCTAGACCAGTATATGGCTGAAATTAAGAGCTAAAACAGCTGTGGAAAGAAATAAAAAGCTTAGCTCAGAATAACTGGATACAATGCAGAGAAAGTGAATGTATCCAAACAAAACAGGACCAAAGAAAGGCTTTCTATAACCTAGATATTCAAGCTGCAGGTACAGAAAGCCTTCAGCATTCAAATTACATCAAAAATGGGAAGAAAGTCATTTCAGAAGATTTCATTCAAGATACAAGGTAACTAAGCATGTTTTTCTTCCCCTTTAAGGTACAAGCCCAAGCAAAAAAACCACCCACATATTTATCTCTGCCCCCCCCTTGCCCTATCCTCATAATCATAGAGCTAACAGTTTAAAGACATCAATTCCCTTACAAGGACACTTGATATTTAGAGCTTCTAATGCAATTGTGAATGTCCTATGGCAATAGGTGAAACATCAAATACCTTCCCAGCAACTGATGTAACTGAAATAGCAACGACATCTTAAATGGGAGTACTACTACCTGTTCTTTGAGCTGTGTCCTATGCAGTGCTGCCAGTGACTTGTAAACAGTTTTCTCAAAACTTtggggaaagcccccccccccccaaaaaaaaattaatgcagaCTCCTCTGAAATCCTTGCAACTTTGCAGTATAGGTAATAGCTCTCTTATTTTCTGTAGGAAGGGGCCTGGCAACTCAAATATAAAAACCACTAAAAATACAGCTGTCCATTACACAAGAAAGTGCCTCTACAGCATCAGCAAGCCAGTCAGCTTTAGCAAAATACAATTTCAACAGCTTTCCATTCTGAGCtggtaaattcacaggatatttgCTTCATTTAGATATTGGCAAAAATGCCTCCTTCATATAAAAAACAAGCAGGTTAGAAGTAAATGTTTTATTCTTTCAACTAAATTCCAGTACTACAAGGGCAGTAAAACAATGATACACTGAAAAATTGCAGCAATAAACATTTGTTAAAGACTGatagaataaataaaaactaCAAAAATGAGAAATTATATAAACCCATTCTTAACCCCCCAAAAAGTCATGGAATACAGAAATGCCCTCCTTCACTATTTCACAGGCAGTACTGTGGGCTATTTTCTTAAAAGTTGTCCATGGATTACATTCTAATTTAACTGTGAATACTGTTTTGCAGTGCACAGTTATGAAAACCACACTAACTTCAGTCAGAAGTGTCATTCTACACTTTTATTTACACATCAGTGAAGGGCAAAGTTCTAGTACACCAGCTTTAATCCTTTTACTTTTCAAACTTATTAACATAAGCCAAATTGTAATGATACAGCAAATGAGACCACTGGTATTAACAGGTAGCAAAGGTCCACATCCAGGTGGTACATCAGGGAGCACTCCAAAACCAGTCGCTGCATAAGAGTGGTTGCCACTGACAAAAGCTTGAAGTAACCAGTGtatgtggggggagaggggggatatGGCATTGTTGCAAGTCTTTAAAGGACAGCTTGCAACAATAGAACAGGGTTTCAGGGCTGCCCACATATGCAGAAAACATGATTCATGAAACatctgaaaagaaaaataaaatcaagTCAGGGACAGCAGCTGACAACGTGACTGAAGACTGAACACAATTACTATGTAACCTATCCATATATAGACAAAGGCAATACAAAACATTTTCTTAACACCTGCAGGTTTACAAGacaatccccctcccccaaaaattattgtatttatgtaaaaaaatataaaacactGGATTGCCAGCAACTTTCATTGACATTCAAGTGTAAAACAAAATACTTACAACTTGCAGGCTGTTCTCCATATCGTCGCATGATCTGGTCATGCGTGAACTTCACAAATGCGTCATACTGTTCTGTGGCCAGAAAATAGTTCAAATGAGTGAGAAGAATCATATCAGTTTGTGCCAGTAGTCTGTTCTTCCAGTCATCAACAAAAGAGCTTCTTGCACCAGAAGAAGCCAGCAGAATGAATTGATATGCTCTAACCCGCTATCTACAGCCAGATcccccaaaatggcttccatgggCACCCACTGGTGCCCATCACTACCTTCCTCTGAGTGCCTGCCAAACTTGTTAGAAAGTGGGTAGAGGCACTAGAAAGCAGGACTTGTTATTAGCTCCCTCTTTCAAACAAATGGGTTTTCCACTGTAGGATCACAGGAAGACTATGTTTTCCTTAGCCAATGCGTGACTTCATTCCTCCCTTCAGTATTTCCTTCTTACTACCTGGTCCAAGGGATGAGGTATTCGATTTGGTTCTGCCTCATGTAACGGCCATTTTGGAGTAACACTTACTACCCcatttcaaaattccaaaagtgcctgcaTGATCTCAAAAAGCTTGGGGACCACAATCTACTGCATGTGATAACAGCAGAAATTGCTGCAGCATTCTACTTTTAGCTGTACATAATCCCTAAATGTGGTTTTCTGGGAGTATCAGCTACTGGTACTGGTGGAAGAAAGATCAGGCACCCTTTGCCAAGTGGCAGCAGAAGCACTTGTACTGCTATTGCATGCAGGTAAACAGTAGCTGAGTGGCCAGTGCAGGGCAGTGATGTTGTCACTGGTGCCAGGCACTGCCAGCCACTTGGAAAGCACTAGAATATAATCAATGCTGCTGACAGCTTTCAAAAGTACTAGATCCAACTCCTCTCGTGCCATGCTCAACCATGGCATCTGGCAGAAGCTTCTTAATTGTGCCTGGACATTGTGCTGTCACAACAATGATTACAGTCTGCTAGTGTCAGAaccattatttattatttatgtaatttccacttacatcccgccctccctgccgaagcgggctcagggcggcttacatattcatgcatatgcatgaatataatataataaataagataaaaaccataaaacaatttaacaacCATATGACATAAAAATTTACATTTCTACATTTCGGTGCTATGCGCTTACAATCAGATTTATCTGTGTCTTAGATGGTGCTTTCTGCAGCTGCTATAGAGCAGTTTGCAAGAGGTGGGCCAGATGTAATTTACCCCAAAAGTGACATTATGGCAATTAAGGAACAGGTAAGCACAAAGACTGCAAGTCAAAACAGAAGCTCCTGTTTCAAGCCCACATCACGACAAAGGACCTGGACATTATTAATACCCACTTCGCTATCTTCCCCACACCACACTACATACGTCTAAACTTTACAATAccagaaggaaaatagattttaTCCTAAGTAACTATTTAGAAAACTAGGATAGCTGCAGTTATCGCCAACATACTAATCTATGCCCTCAAGATTTTATACATTTCATCATACCTGCAAGTTTTGTGGTCAGAATTTCTTCATACTCTTCACGAATTTTCTCTTCACGTTCTTTGAGTAAGCGTTCACAGATCATTCCAACTTGTCTGAGAGTAAAGAGGGGCTGTTCTTTTTTCAGTGGTGATGCTGTTGCAGATGAAGTACCTATGAATCCATATATACAGGGATAATTCAGGAAAATGTTAATGAAAACTGGCTTGACACCTGTTCATATACTTCCAGACATTTTGAGATTCTTATTATCAGACCTCATTAACTTGAGTCCAGAGAAAATTAGTCGCACTGTAGCCCCCCCTTAAAGTCAATGAGATTTAAGTGCAACTACCTTTCTCTGGATCAGTCTTTGAGCAAAGGCCTCTACAATTTAATAAATTCAACAGCACAGGGCACAAGATATTTGCAGCAGCAGAAACGAAACTGCTAAAATCTATCTGCATCAATGTGTAGTTATAATAACAAAGCATCTACAAActaatttgttttaaaatatggaTTACAGACTAGTTTTCAAGGACCTACAGATCCTACAAACAACAGGCAGCAGGTTTATAGAATGTCCTATACTGTGGCATAACATCACGCCCAGCCTTTCACCTAGTCTATAGCTGAAGAAACTACAGTTAGAACCACCTGTCAAAAAACAGAAAAGAGCATTTGTGTTTTTTTCTGGTAATGTTTCAGAAATACCACACTAGAATGGCAGCATCTCATACTTTACATTTTACTTGTGGTAAACTGGCACACTTCACTTGTCCCAATAAACTTGACTGTTATGGGCAATATTCACTGGAAAAGTTCACATTAAGAACTTTTTCCTAAAAATTAATGCCATTAATGCTCCCACCTCCCACAATAAAAATGCTTCCTTAATGAAATGTTTTATGGAACTTTCAACTGATCAAAGCCCAAACTCAATCATTTGGAACCAAACCACATCAAGTTATGCAGatttgttcattaaaaaaaaaatcacctggcAAAGCTGGTCCAGTAAGGAGAAATGCTTGTGACTGTGCATCAGTAGAACAACAGGGATCTGTCTGCTGAAAGTTTTCTAAGTGTCTCCTCTTCTGCATACGTTTGTACTCCTGTTTTATATTGTACAGAATTT contains:
- the AKIRIN2 gene encoding akirin-2; amino-acid sequence: MACGATLKRTLEFDPLLSPASPKRRRCAPLSASAAASSSSSAASFASSPQKYLRMEPSPFGEVSTRLTTEQILYNIKQEYKRMQKRRHLENFQQTDPCCSTDAQSQAFLLTGPALPGTSSATASPLKKEQPLFTLRQVGMICERLLKEREEKIREEYEEILTTKLAEQYDAFVKFTHDQIMRRYGEQPASYVS